The Thiothrix subterranea genome has a segment encoding these proteins:
- a CDS encoding pteridine reductase, whose product MATLQGKVALLTGAARRIGAEIARTLHSAGATVVIHYRNSAADAEQLQAELNAQRKNACFLVRGDLLDIASIPNLITQTLEQAGRLDILVNNASSFYPTPLATVTEQQFDDLIGTNLKAPLFMAQAAAPHLQANHGCIINMVDIHGMRPLQGYAAYCTAKAGLLMLTQVLARELGPNVRVNGIAPGAILWPEMPANHAMHAEILAKTALKREGSPADIAKTVLFLVRDADYITGQIIPVDGGRLLNH is encoded by the coding sequence ATGGCGACATTACAAGGTAAAGTAGCACTACTCACAGGCGCAGCCCGGCGCATCGGTGCGGAGATTGCCCGCACGCTCCACAGCGCAGGTGCAACCGTCGTCATCCACTACCGCAATTCCGCCGCTGATGCCGAACAACTGCAAGCCGAATTAAACGCGCAACGCAAAAACGCCTGCTTTTTAGTGCGCGGTGATTTACTTGACATCGCCAGCATCCCCAACTTAATCACGCAAACTCTTGAACAAGCGGGCAGATTAGATATTTTGGTAAACAACGCCTCATCGTTTTACCCCACCCCCTTAGCTACCGTGACCGAACAACAGTTTGATGACCTGATCGGCACCAATCTGAAAGCGCCGCTCTTCATGGCACAAGCCGCCGCGCCGCATTTACAAGCCAATCACGGCTGCATAATCAATATGGTCGATATTCACGGAATGCGCCCCTTACAAGGTTACGCCGCCTATTGCACTGCCAAAGCCGGTTTGTTGATGTTAACCCAAGTGCTGGCACGCGAATTAGGGCCGAATGTGCGGGTGAATGGCATTGCCCCTGGCGCGATCTTGTGGCCGGAAATGCCCGCTAATCACGCCATGCACGCCGAAATTCTGGCAAAAACGGCCTTGAAACGTGAAGGCAGCCCCGCTGATATTGCCAAAACTGTGCTATTTCTGGTGCGCGATGCGGATTACATTACCGGGCAAATCATCCCCGTCGATGGAGGGCGCTTGCTCAACCATTAG
- a CDS encoding ABC transporter permease, whose protein sequence is MRAIWVIASTEFRRMFVSPLAWSILAVVQFILAWMFLLGVNEYTLQTQANAVGAEDMAGISEALIPFLFSTAASIMLVVTPLITMRLFAEERMNQTLILLTSSPVSNTQIVLGKYLSILGFVVLFVALVALMPLSLAIATPLDWGQLAAASLGLLLLLAAFAAAGLFLSSLARQPVIAAVTTFGFLLLLDVLYQSGNAQGSASELFVYLSAFGHFLSFAGGMFNSSDLVYYGLFIAGFLILTIRKLDNDRLQG, encoded by the coding sequence ATGAGGGCTATTTGGGTAATCGCGAGTACCGAGTTTCGCCGCATGTTTGTGTCGCCGTTGGCGTGGAGCATTTTGGCGGTGGTGCAATTTATTTTGGCGTGGATGTTTTTGCTGGGGGTGAATGAATACACCTTGCAAACGCAAGCAAATGCTGTGGGGGCAGAGGATATGGCAGGGATTAGTGAAGCGCTGATTCCGTTTTTGTTTTCAACCGCCGCGTCGATTATGTTGGTGGTCACGCCGTTGATTACGATGCGCTTGTTTGCGGAAGAGCGCATGAATCAAACCTTGATTTTATTGACCTCTTCGCCGGTTTCCAATACGCAGATTGTGTTGGGTAAGTATTTGAGTATATTGGGGTTTGTCGTGCTGTTCGTCGCATTAGTGGCGTTGATGCCGCTGTCGTTGGCAATTGCGACACCGTTGGATTGGGGGCAATTAGCCGCCGCCAGCTTAGGGTTGCTGTTGTTATTGGCAGCGTTTGCGGCAGCGGGTTTGTTTTTGTCGTCGTTAGCGCGGCAGCCGGTGATTGCTGCTGTGACGACGTTTGGGTTTTTGTTGCTGTTGGATGTGTTGTATCAGTCGGGGAATGCGCAAGGCTCGGCGAGTGAATTGTTCGTGTATTTGTCGGCATTCGGGCATTTTTTGTCGTTTGCAGGTGGTATGTTTAATAGCAGTGATCTGGTGTATTACGGGCTGTTTATTGCGGGATTTCTGATTTTGACCATCCGCAAACTCGATAATGATCGGTTACAGGGGTAA
- a CDS encoding acyltransferase family protein codes for MEKVLVSGQRFLALDALRGLAALWVVYFHVYGGLGYLAVDFFLVLSGFILAHRYLYRDKPTSAAVFISHRIARLYPLHLYTLFVFVLVHWLMYWTMPGFPDGALFTFVQHLTLTHNIGLSPQGLTWNYPSWSVSVEFWVNILFIFLISRNTSSGLLFLLSTFGLVSLLKLHGNLNAQAETYLSIINAGMLRGMASFLLGILAYRVYLFYREDWRVARYAVWLEGACVLAVVGILWSRTGDSVGMDVFVPYLALLMVAIFAFEQGWLSRGLRKLAYLGEISYSVYLNHLVVLMIFRHFALQHGWDKPMILSLTLVTVLVYSHFTHRYLEIPLGKRLRWGLEGLISKPPAPVSVHRPLD; via the coding sequence GTGGAAAAAGTTTTAGTGAGTGGGCAGCGGTTTCTTGCCCTCGATGCCTTGCGCGGTTTGGCGGCATTGTGGGTGGTGTATTTTCATGTCTACGGTGGCTTGGGTTATCTGGCGGTGGATTTCTTTTTGGTGTTGAGCGGTTTTATCCTCGCGCACCGTTATTTGTACCGTGACAAGCCCACTAGCGCGGCGGTGTTTATTAGCCATCGGATTGCGCGTTTGTATCCGTTGCATCTTTACACGCTGTTTGTGTTTGTGTTGGTGCATTGGTTGATGTATTGGACAATGCCGGGCTTTCCTGATGGTGCATTGTTTACGTTTGTGCAGCATTTGACCCTGACGCATAACATTGGTCTGAGTCCACAGGGGTTGACCTGGAATTATCCTAGCTGGTCGGTATCGGTGGAGTTTTGGGTCAATATTCTGTTTATTTTTCTGATTTCTCGTAACACCTCCAGTGGCCTGTTATTTTTATTGAGCACGTTTGGTCTGGTGAGTTTGTTGAAGTTGCACGGTAATTTGAATGCGCAGGCGGAGACATACCTCAGTATTATTAATGCGGGGATGTTGCGGGGAATGGCATCGTTTTTATTGGGTATTTTGGCTTACCGGGTGTACCTGTTTTACCGCGAGGATTGGCGAGTAGCACGGTATGCGGTTTGGTTGGAAGGGGCTTGTGTATTGGCGGTCGTCGGCATTCTCTGGAGTCGCACTGGGGATTCAGTGGGGATGGATGTTTTCGTGCCGTATCTGGCGCTGTTGATGGTAGCCATTTTCGCGTTTGAGCAGGGATGGTTGTCGCGTGGTTTGCGTAAACTGGCTTATTTGGGAGAGATTTCGTATTCGGTTTACCTGAATCATTTGGTCGTCCTCATGATTTTTCGGCACTTCGCTTTGCAACACGGTTGGGATAAGCCAATGATTTTGAGCTTAACGTTGGTGACAGTGTTGGTGTATTCGCACTTTACCCACCGTTATTTGGAAATCCCGTTGGGTAAGCGTTTGCGCTGGGGGTTGGAAGGGTTGATTTCCAAACCCCCAGCACCGGTATCAGTGCACCGTCCACTCGACTAA
- a CDS encoding ABC transporter ATP-binding protein: MEVVLDKGEVLGLLGPNGAGKSTTMQMLTGNLAPSTGEIKINGIDLLDEPRQAKQQLGYLPEQPPVYRDLTVSEYLHYCARLRNVPAAQCRKAVDYASERCGLQAVNKRLIGNLSKGFRQRVGIAQAILHNPAVVILDEPTVGLDPIQIREIRSLIRELGKDHGIILSTHILPEVQAVCDRVQILNRGKTVFNGTLDGVESLEKVFFDLIFREEALSDTQQEVAA; the protein is encoded by the coding sequence TTGGAAGTTGTCTTGGACAAAGGCGAGGTATTGGGCTTGCTGGGGCCAAATGGTGCGGGAAAATCGACCACTATGCAAATGTTGACCGGCAATCTCGCCCCCAGCACGGGTGAAATTAAGATCAATGGCATCGACTTATTGGATGAGCCACGCCAAGCCAAGCAGCAACTCGGCTATTTGCCGGAGCAGCCGCCGGTGTACCGCGATTTGACGGTGAGCGAATACCTGCATTATTGCGCCCGTTTGCGTAACGTACCCGCCGCGCAGTGTCGCAAGGCAGTGGATTACGCCAGTGAGCGTTGTGGTTTGCAAGCAGTTAATAAGCGGCTGATTGGCAACCTTTCCAAGGGGTTTCGGCAGCGGGTGGGAATTGCACAGGCCATTTTGCATAACCCAGCGGTGGTGATTTTGGATGAACCGACGGTGGGTTTGGACCCGATTCAAATTCGCGAAATTCGCAGTTTGATCCGTGAATTGGGTAAGGATCACGGGATTATTTTATCGACCCACATTTTGCCGGAAGTGCAGGCGGTGTGTGATCGGGTGCAAATTCTTAATCGAGGCAAAACGGTGTTTAACGGTACGTTGGATGGGGTGGAATCCTTGGAAAAAGTGTTTTTCGACCTGATTTTCCGCGAAGAAGCCCTGAGTGATACGCAGCAGGAGGTGGCAGCATGA
- a CDS encoding class I SAM-dependent methyltransferase codes for MRFTDTLPTPSAEALAHSEQLAQRIRAAIERNGGSISFHDFMQMALYEPGLGYYVAGLHKIGKTGDFITAPEISPLFSQCLANQCAQVLTELGGGDILELGAGSGIMAADMLAHLENIGCLPDHYLILDLSPELRDRQRQTLQQHVPHLLARVEWLDRLPATPLRGVIVGNEVLDAMPVELFTVTNGVPFPVDVTIADQGFAFTPHPNPSPSRGEGLREKLPSAVQKLLLPSPLEGEGLGVRGSSYTSEFNPALPAWMRSMADTLAAGVLLLIDYGYEHADYYRPERTAGTLLCHYQHRVHANPLIYPGLQDITASVDFTAVANAGLDAGLELAGYTTQAMFLANSGLEAVFMQALEANPAKQYHLAQQVRTLSLPAEMGERFKVMAFSRGFTPELQGFRLGSQQHRL; via the coding sequence ATGCGCTTTACCGACACATTACCCACACCTTCCGCCGAGGCATTAGCCCACAGCGAACAACTCGCCCAACGCATCCGCGCCGCCATTGAACGCAACGGTGGCAGCATTTCCTTCCACGATTTCATGCAAATGGCGCTCTACGAACCGGGCTTGGGCTACTACGTGGCAGGTTTGCACAAAATCGGTAAGACTGGCGATTTCATCACCGCACCGGAAATTTCCCCGCTGTTCTCGCAATGCCTTGCCAACCAATGTGCGCAAGTGCTGACCGAACTTGGCGGCGGCGACATACTAGAATTGGGTGCGGGTAGCGGCATTATGGCGGCGGATATGCTGGCACATTTGGAAAACATCGGCTGCTTGCCTGACCATTACCTGATACTGGATCTCAGCCCCGAATTACGCGACCGCCAACGCCAAACCTTGCAACAACACGTGCCGCACTTGCTGGCGCGGGTGGAATGGTTGGATCGTTTGCCTGCAACTCCACTGCGCGGCGTGATCGTCGGCAACGAGGTGCTGGATGCGATGCCAGTGGAACTGTTTACCGTCACAAATGGAGTGCCGTTTCCTGTTGATGTAACCATCGCAGATCAAGGCTTCGCCTTTACCCCTCACCCCAACCCCTCTCCCTCAAGGGGAGAGGGGCTAAGAGAAAAATTACCTAGTGCGGTGCAAAAACTCTTACTCCCCTCGCCCCTTGAGGGAGAGGGGCTGGGGGTGAGGGGTTCTTCCTACACCTCCGAATTCAACCCCGCCCTGCCCGCTTGGATGCGCAGCATGGCAGATACCCTCGCCGCTGGCGTCTTGCTGCTAATCGACTACGGTTACGAACACGCTGATTATTACCGCCCGGAACGCACCGCAGGCACGTTGCTTTGCCATTACCAACACCGTGTACACGCCAACCCACTGATTTACCCCGGTTTGCAAGACATTACCGCCAGCGTCGACTTCACTGCGGTGGCAAATGCGGGGCTGGACGCGGGTTTGGAATTGGCAGGCTACACCACCCAAGCGATGTTCCTCGCCAATAGCGGCTTGGAAGCTGTATTCATGCAAGCGCTGGAAGCCAACCCCGCTAAGCAATACCACCTCGCCCAACAAGTACGTACCTTAAGCCTGCCCGCCGAAATGGGCGAACGTTTCAAGGTCATGGCATTTAGTCGGGGGTTTACGCCAGAACTGCAAGGTTTTCGATTGGGTAGCCAGCAACATCGCTTATAA
- a CDS encoding tRNA(Met) cytidine acetyltransferase TmcA, which yields MQCLLPAEGEVFWLTGNAIKKAHTLLGQECDALVFDAHSGFDVNAFAAVSGTLRGGGTLFLLIPPLDAWAAFPDPDYRRFIPYPYQPEDVQGRFLQRLVRLLDGKEGECHSPLQRPSLVGANGVRPLQCKQSIAIQTIVHSISPVVLTADRGRGKSAALGMAASQLMAAGKKVLLTSPSRATVATVFKHAENPPPFFAPDDLLQTLPQGDVLLVDEAAAIPVPLLLKMLEHYPCCVFSTTLHGYEGSGRGFALRFQKELEARVAGWQAVRLHTPIRWAENDPLECFINRALLLDADVEAGVCNTPLHPFYRQLNRDELAHNEPLLRQLFGLLITAHYQTRPSDLRQMLDAPDISIHILEQQGVILAVALLSREGGFDAELTAAIHAGTRRPHGHPIPQTLTFHAKIPGAATLICERVMRIAVHPDWQNHGLGAHLLEHLLGFATHSGADYMGVSYAMTPPLLRFWERAGFVLARVGFRKDTASGSRSVVQVKALSAAAALLFKGL from the coding sequence GTGCAATGCTTGCTGCCTGCGGAAGGCGAGGTGTTTTGGCTGACAGGGAATGCGATCAAGAAAGCGCATACCCTATTGGGGCAAGAGTGTGATGCGCTGGTGTTTGATGCGCATAGTGGCTTTGATGTGAATGCGTTTGCGGCGGTCAGTGGCACGTTGCGCGGTGGCGGGACGTTGTTTTTGTTGATACCGCCGTTGGATGCGTGGGCGGCTTTTCCTGACCCCGATTATCGGCGGTTTATTCCTTATCCTTATCAACCGGAAGACGTGCAGGGGCGGTTTTTGCAGCGCTTGGTGCGGTTGTTGGATGGAAAAGAGGGCGAATGCCATTCGCCCCTACAAAGACCCTCCCTTGTAGGGGCGAATGGCGTTCGCCCTCTTCAATGCAAGCAATCAATAGCCATACAAACCATCGTCCATTCCATTTCCCCAGTGGTATTAACGGCGGATCGAGGGCGCGGCAAATCGGCTGCGTTGGGCATGGCTGCCAGCCAGTTGATGGCGGCAGGCAAAAAGGTGTTGCTTACCTCACCTTCCCGCGCCACCGTCGCAACTGTTTTCAAACACGCGGAAAATCCCCCTCCATTTTTTGCACCTGATGACCTGCTGCAAACCTTGCCACAAGGCGATGTGTTGTTGGTGGATGAGGCAGCGGCGATTCCTGTGCCGCTGTTGTTGAAAATGCTGGAACATTACCCGTGTTGCGTGTTTTCCACTACCTTGCACGGGTATGAGGGGAGCGGACGTGGGTTTGCATTGCGTTTTCAGAAAGAATTGGAGGCGCGTGTTGCGGGTTGGCAAGCAGTGCGGTTACACACGCCGATCCGTTGGGCGGAAAACGACCCACTGGAGTGCTTCATCAATCGGGCGCTATTGCTGGATGCGGATGTGGAAGCGGGCGTATGCAATACGCCCCTACATCCTTTTTACCGTCAATTAAACCGAGACGAACTTGCCCACAACGAACCCTTACTCCGCCAACTGTTCGGCCTACTCATCACCGCCCACTACCAAACGCGCCCTTCCGATCTGCGCCAGATGTTGGATGCACCCGACATTTCCATCCATATCCTCGAACAGCAAGGCGTAATCTTGGCAGTCGCCTTACTGTCCCGCGAAGGTGGTTTTGATGCGGAATTGACCGCCGCGATTCACGCCGGAACGCGCCGCCCCCACGGACACCCCATCCCGCAAACCCTCACTTTTCACGCGAAAATCCCCGGTGCGGCAACCTTGATTTGTGAACGAGTGATGCGGATTGCAGTGCATCCTGACTGGCAAAATCACGGTCTGGGTGCGCACTTGCTGGAACATCTGTTAGGATTCGCCACCCACAGCGGGGCAGATTACATGGGGGTCAGTTACGCCATGACTCCGCCATTGCTGCGCTTTTGGGAACGTGCCGGATTTGTATTGGCACGGGTCGGGTTTCGCAAAGATACCGCCAGCGGCAGCCGTTCGGTGGTGCAAGTGAAAGCCTTGAGTGCGGCGGCAGCGTTATTGTTCAAAGGGTTATGA
- the rfaH gene encoding transcription/translation regulatory transformer protein RfaH, translated as MSVNTARNWFLLTSRPHKDEVAEFHLRNQGYDVYRPLAKRLRTQRGKAITKIESLFPRYMFIHLDKGVNDNWAPIRSTTGISNFVRFGLEPACVPDELIIGLKEQEALFGERSIDLDRYHTGDKVIITEGPFRGLEAIFQQYDGEERVMVLLEILHKPTKLKLNPGHLYAA; from the coding sequence ATGAGTGTCAACACAGCTAGAAACTGGTTTTTGCTGACGAGCAGACCGCACAAGGATGAAGTGGCAGAATTTCATCTGCGCAATCAAGGTTACGACGTTTACCGCCCACTGGCGAAACGCTTGCGCACCCAGCGGGGTAAAGCCATCACCAAAATCGAATCACTGTTCCCGCGTTATATGTTCATCCACCTGGATAAAGGCGTGAATGACAATTGGGCACCGATTCGCTCCACCACCGGCATCAGCAACTTTGTACGTTTTGGATTAGAACCAGCCTGTGTGCCAGACGAACTCATTATCGGCTTGAAAGAGCAGGAAGCGTTATTCGGCGAACGTTCCATTGACCTTGATCGCTACCATACCGGCGATAAAGTCATCATTACCGAAGGCCCTTTCCGGGGCTTGGAAGCAATTTTCCAACAATATGATGGTGAAGAACGGGTCATGGTATTGCTGGAAATTCTCCACAAACCCACCAAATTGAAATTGAATCCGGGGCATTTGTACGCCGCCTGA
- a CDS encoding DUF4340 domain-containing protein — MSNVTQTRRWVLNLALLVLVGGLGALAWWQMQQPAAQPDTLLRLTRGDITRVTITRELGSATPEVIRLERAGERWRMLEPKQVDANATRISQLFTLLDETVTASYDAAGKDLKQYGLEPGSASLAFNAETVIFGAENPISRKRYLLHDGKVKLVSEAVFGLLTGEATTLVANKLVPEGRTVKAVSLPAGFNASAAGLLQKWQSADALRVEAYASEASQGKVVLTLDDGNKLTLDLLSDEGELILANIVSGIRYVCAETQRKALLPLK, encoded by the coding sequence ATGAGTAATGTGACACAAACGCGGCGCTGGGTGTTGAACCTTGCGTTGTTGGTGCTGGTGGGAGGCTTGGGGGCGTTAGCATGGTGGCAAATGCAGCAACCGGCTGCCCAGCCCGACACTTTATTGCGCCTGACGCGGGGGGATATTACCCGCGTGACGATTACCCGCGAATTGGGGAGTGCCACGCCGGAAGTGATTCGGCTGGAACGCGCCGGGGAGCGTTGGCGAATGCTTGAGCCAAAACAGGTTGATGCTAACGCTACCCGCATCAGCCAATTGTTTACGCTACTGGATGAAACCGTGACCGCCAGTTATGACGCGGCAGGCAAAGACCTCAAGCAATACGGGCTTGAACCGGGCAGTGCCAGTCTCGCTTTCAATGCTGAAACCGTGATATTTGGGGCGGAAAATCCCATTTCCCGCAAGCGTTACCTGTTGCATGACGGCAAGGTCAAATTGGTGTCGGAAGCGGTATTTGGTTTGCTGACGGGGGAGGCGACAACCTTGGTGGCAAATAAACTGGTGCCGGAAGGACGCACGGTGAAAGCGGTGTCGTTACCCGCTGGTTTCAATGCCAGTGCAGCGGGCTTGCTGCAAAAATGGCAATCCGCCGATGCGTTGCGGGTTGAGGCGTATGCGAGCGAAGCGAGTCAGGGCAAGGTTGTGCTGACTTTGGATGATGGTAATAAGTTGACACTGGATTTATTGTCAGATGAAGGCGAACTTATTTTGGCTAATATTGTCTCAGGTATACGTTACGTATGTGCCGAGACACAGCGCAAGGCTTTACTACCCCTAAAATAG
- a CDS encoding undecaprenyl-diphosphate phosphatase — MDFILLLKAAVMGLVEGATEFLPVSSTGHLILAGDLMNFMDHDKRGVFEVAIQLGAILAVVWEYRIRFVSTFAGLGRDPLANRLIINLAIAFLPLAILGLLFGDVIKEHLFKPVPVAIAFILGAFVILWAEKRQHTVTIATVDDIKPLDALKLGLAQAVALIPGTSRSGATIIGGLFFGLSRQAAAEFSFFLAVPTLGIASIYTMYKARDLLSFDDIGAWIVGFIFSFISAMIAVRALIRYVSHHDFTVFAWYRIAFGVIVLITAYTGLVEWTVH, encoded by the coding sequence ATGGATTTTATTTTACTGCTGAAAGCCGCTGTCATGGGGCTAGTGGAAGGCGCAACCGAGTTTTTGCCTGTTTCCAGCACCGGACACCTGATTCTCGCGGGTGACTTGATGAACTTTATGGATCACGACAAACGCGGCGTGTTTGAAGTTGCGATTCAATTAGGCGCAATTCTGGCGGTGGTGTGGGAATACCGCATTCGCTTTGTCAGCACGTTTGCCGGTTTGGGGCGTGATCCGCTTGCTAACCGTTTGATTATTAATCTGGCGATTGCCTTTTTACCCTTGGCGATTCTGGGCTTGCTGTTTGGTGATGTGATTAAAGAGCACTTGTTTAAACCCGTACCGGTTGCCATTGCCTTCATTTTGGGCGCATTTGTGATTTTGTGGGCTGAAAAACGTCAACATACCGTCACCATTGCCACCGTTGATGACATCAAGCCATTGGATGCCCTTAAATTAGGATTGGCGCAAGCGGTAGCCTTGATTCCGGGTACGTCACGTTCGGGGGCAACCATTATCGGCGGCTTGTTTTTTGGGCTATCGCGTCAGGCGGCGGCAGAATTTTCCTTTTTCCTTGCCGTACCCACGTTAGGCATCGCGTCCATATACACCATGTATAAAGCACGCGATTTGCTGAGTTTTGATGACATCGGGGCATGGATTGTCGGCTTCATCTTTTCCTTCATCAGTGCCATGATCGCGGTACGGGCGTTAATTCGCTACGTCAGCCACCACGACTTCACCGTGTTTGCGTGGTATCGAATTGCGTTCGGGGTCATTGTCTTGATCACCGCGTACACCGGCTTAGTCGAGTGGACGGTGCACTGA
- a CDS encoding ATP-grasp domain-containing protein — MKRCAFLSMASLEKFVCYDALLHAPLKRYGWHAETVDWRDNSIDWNQFDAVIIRSCWDYQNNPAQFLAVLATIENSRANLANSLEVVRWNLSKIYLRDLEAKGIPIVPTEWFHGLDVAALPPLFTHWQTPEIIIKPVISACADDTFRLTPTALTQQAKTLATLFQERDCMVQPFIPVIVTEGEYSLFFFGDEYSHTILKTPKSGDFRVQEEHGGQLQSVEPEAILLELSRAALAAIPEPTLYARVDWVRTDNGFALMELELIEPSLYFNMDAASAERFARVFAAGYFRGSKALRCVSAHT, encoded by the coding sequence GTGAAACGTTGCGCCTTCCTGAGCATGGCAAGTTTGGAGAAGTTCGTCTGCTACGACGCGCTTCTCCATGCTCCGCTAAAACGCTACGGTTGGCACGCGGAAACGGTAGACTGGCGTGATAACAGCATTGACTGGAATCAGTTTGATGCTGTTATTATCCGCTCCTGCTGGGATTACCAGAATAATCCCGCGCAATTCCTCGCTGTCCTCGCCACCATTGAAAATTCCCGCGCCAATCTAGCCAATTCGCTGGAGGTGGTACGTTGGAATCTCAGCAAAATCTACCTACGCGACCTAGAAGCCAAAGGCATTCCGATTGTGCCGACTGAATGGTTTCATGGTTTGGACGTAGCAGCCTTACCTCCCCTCTTCACTCACTGGCAGACGCCGGAAATCATTATCAAACCTGTCATCAGTGCCTGTGCCGATGATACCTTCCGCCTCACACCCACCGCCCTCACCCAGCAAGCCAAAACGCTGGCAACACTGTTCCAAGAACGCGATTGCATGGTGCAACCGTTCATCCCCGTCATCGTCACCGAAGGCGAGTATTCGCTGTTCTTTTTTGGGGATGAATACAGCCACACGATTCTAAAAACCCCCAAATCCGGCGATTTTCGCGTGCAGGAAGAACACGGTGGGCAATTGCAAAGCGTTGAACCGGAAGCGATATTGCTGGAACTGAGCCGCGCGGCACTGGCGGCTATCCCCGAACCGACGCTCTACGCCCGTGTTGATTGGGTACGCACCGACAACGGCTTTGCGCTGATGGAATTAGAACTGATCGAGCCGTCGCTGTATTTCAATATGGATGCGGCATCCGCCGAGCGATTTGCACGGGTATTTGCAGCAGGCTATTTTAGGGGTAGTAAAGCCTTGCGCTGTGTCTCGGCACATACGTAA
- a CDS encoding GldG family protein — MKMTKTSHRWLGLHNAIFYLLVVLVIGLLGFLSREFTFVADWTQSGRNSLSAPTQTLLKNLDQPLAFIAYIPDNPTLQTQVKDLVAKYQRVKPDTTLEFVNPDLDPARAQQDGIEHSGQLAIHLGERSEVMDSASEQTIGNAIQRMSRGGERLVVFLEGHGERQPLSSESTGMSQLVAQLQRSGFLVQPHNLVRTQSIPQNASFAVIAAPQQDFLPGEVAVLKTYVEQGGNLLWLQDPGGLRGLQALEELLGLQIHTGTVIDANEDLQAMLGINHPAVVPVVDYGKAELVSKLAGKQTVFPFATLVARDPQAGTQAGALVWQAEEFLYTLPASWLESSGVLEGAVKFDEGSDDQPGPVPLGVSLVRQLETVAERSRSEQRVVVMGDSDFMLNSFIGQGANLDLASNIFNWLSADDSLLKVPVIRAPDTQLELSETAGAVLGTFFLFVLPLGLLAAGLWIWWRRRRR; from the coding sequence ATGAAAATGACTAAAACGTCCCACCGTTGGCTTGGGCTGCACAATGCTATTTTTTATCTGTTAGTGGTGTTGGTGATTGGGCTACTGGGTTTTTTGAGCCGCGAATTCACGTTTGTGGCGGATTGGACGCAAAGTGGTCGCAATAGCCTGTCTGCGCCGACGCAAACCTTATTGAAAAATCTGGATCAGCCGTTGGCGTTTATTGCCTACATTCCCGATAACCCGACCTTGCAGACGCAAGTGAAGGATTTGGTGGCGAAATATCAGCGGGTGAAGCCGGATACCACGCTGGAATTTGTGAACCCTGATCTTGACCCCGCACGGGCGCAGCAAGATGGGATTGAGCATTCCGGGCAGTTGGCGATTCATTTGGGGGAGCGCAGCGAGGTGATGGATTCTGCCAGTGAGCAAACCATTGGCAATGCGATTCAGCGCATGAGTCGGGGCGGTGAGCGTTTGGTGGTGTTTTTGGAGGGGCATGGTGAACGCCAACCCTTATCGTCCGAGTCCACCGGCATGTCGCAATTGGTGGCGCAATTGCAACGCAGCGGGTTTTTGGTGCAACCGCATAATCTGGTACGCACCCAGTCGATTCCACAGAATGCCAGTTTTGCGGTGATTGCAGCGCCGCAACAGGATTTCTTGCCCGGTGAAGTCGCGGTATTGAAAACCTATGTGGAACAAGGCGGTAATTTGTTGTGGTTGCAAGATCCCGGTGGTTTACGCGGGCTGCAAGCGTTGGAGGAATTGCTGGGTTTGCAAATTCACACCGGTACGGTGATTGATGCCAATGAAGATTTGCAAGCGATGTTGGGGATTAATCACCCTGCTGTCGTGCCAGTGGTGGATTATGGCAAAGCGGAGCTGGTGAGCAAATTAGCGGGCAAGCAAACCGTGTTTCCGTTTGCAACGCTGGTGGCGCGTGACCCGCAAGCCGGTACGCAAGCGGGGGCGCTCGTGTGGCAAGCGGAGGAGTTTCTGTACACCTTGCCCGCGAGTTGGTTGGAAAGCAGTGGGGTATTGGAAGGCGCGGTGAAATTCGACGAGGGTAGCGATGATCAGCCAGGGCCAGTGCCGCTCGGCGTGAGTTTGGTACGGCAGTTGGAAACGGTCGCTGAGCGCAGCCGAAGCGAACAGCGGGTTGTCGTCATGGGCGATAGCGATTTCATGCTGAATAGCTTCATTGGGCAGGGGGCGAATTTGGATCTTGCCAGCAATATTTTCAATTGGTTGAGTGCTGATGACAGTTTGCTGAAAGTGCCGGTGATTCGCGCCCCCGATACGCAATTGGAATTGAGTGAAACGGCGGGTGCGGTGTTGGGTACGTTCTTCCTGTTTGTCTTGCCGCTGGGCTTATTGGCGGCAGGGTTGTGGATTTGGTGGCGCAGACGGAGACGTTGA